One window of Epinephelus fuscoguttatus linkage group LG9, E.fuscoguttatus.final_Chr_v1 genomic DNA carries:
- the commd5 gene encoding COMM domain-containing protein 5, whose amino-acid sequence MSSSYTKDSSFLGGRIPPEIESMSKNLKDVDQELFRKILKAVVSALEGKDCREVMKSIAESSIIPQERLSHIVAGMYRVLSEAIRIPTSSLKQEAFREDLRELRIPEDFITDFSSVVFGSRRAALESAASQSDPHLPTVEDFKWRVDVAISTSSLARALQPSVLMQMKLSDGSFHRFEVPVSKFQELRYNVALILKEMNDLEKRNILKIQD is encoded by the exons ATGTCTTCAAGCTACACAAAGGACTCTAGCTTTTTGGGAGGCAGGATACCTCCAGAAATCGAGTCCATGTCGAAAAACCTGAAGGATGTGGACCAAGAGTTGTTCAGAAAAATACTGAAAG CTGTGGTCAGTGCTCTGGAGGGGAAGGACTGCAGAGAGGTGATGAAGTCGATAGCAGAGAGCAGCATCATCCCACAGGAGAGGCTCAGTCACATTGTAGCTGGAATGTACAGAGTGCTGTCTGAGGCCATTCGTATACCCACATCATCACTTAAACAGGAG GCCTTCAGAGAAGATCTTAGAGAACTGAG GATACCTGAAGACTTTATCACAGATTTCTCCAGTGTGGTTTTTGGCAGCAG GCGTGCAGCTCTAGAATCAGCAGCCTCCCAGAGTGATCCACACCTCCCCACAGTAGAAGACTTTAAATGGAGAGTGGATGTTGCCATTTCTACAAG CTCTTTAGCCAGGGCCCTGCAGCCTTCTGTTCTGATGCAGATGAAACTGTCAGATGGAAGCTTTCATCGCTTTGAG GTGCCTGTGTCTAAGTTCCAGGAGCTCCGATACAACGTGGCTCTGATTCTCAAAGAGATGAACGATCTGGAGAAGAGGAATATTCTCAAAATCCAAGATTGA